Proteins encoded in a region of the Thunnus thynnus chromosome 8, fThuThy2.1, whole genome shotgun sequence genome:
- the pde4ba gene encoding 3',5'-cyclic-AMP phosphodiesterase 4B isoform X4: MGACCFDKKERKLGKLNGWRKFKRMLNRELTHLSEMSRSGNQVSEFISNTFLDKQNEVEIPSPTSKTREKKKQQKQQLMTQISGVKKVSHGPSLSSSSISRFGVKTDKEELLSKELEDLNKWGLNIFTVSEYSNNRPLTCIMYAIFQERDLLKTFKIPVDTFVAYMMTLEDHYHSDVAYHNSLHAADVAQSTHILLSTPALDAVFTDLEILAAIFAAAIHDVDHPGVSNQFLINTNSELALMYNDESVLENHHLAVGFKLLQEDNCDIFQNLTKKQRQSLRKMVIDMVLATDMSKHMSLLADLKTMVETKKVTSSGVLLLDNYTDRIQVLRNMVHCADLSNPTKSLELYRQWTDRIMEEFFHQGDRERERGMEISPMCDKHTASVEKSQVGFIDYIVHPLWETWADLVHPDAQDILDTLEDNRNWYQSMIPQSPSPPFYDQGTHGHCGGTGGQGGGEKFQFELTLEEEDLDGIEKDGEGEEEEEEEEEELEEEEDSLGDSRSPPLDYLDDQANEEGGMMEPTTAIEIVTHEASPTDT, encoded by the exons ACAAACAGAATGAGGTGGAGATCCCATCACCGACATCCAAGACgcgagagaagaagaagcagcagaagcagcagctgatGACACAGATCAGCGGGGTCAAGAAGGTCTCCCATGGGCCCTCgctctccagcagcagcatctcACGCTTTGGCGTCAAGACCGATAAGGAGGAGCTGCTGTCCAAGGAGCTGGAGGACCTAAACAAGTGGGGCCTGAACATCTTCACCGTGTCGGAATACTCCAACAACCGACCTCTTACTTGTATCATGTACGCCATCTTCCAG GAGCGGGACTTGTTAAAGACATTCAAGATCCCGGTGGATACGTTTGTGGCCTACATGATGACACTGGAAGATCACTACCATTCAGATGTGGCCTACCATAACAGCCTACATGCTGCTGACGTAGCCCAGTCCACACACATCCTCCTCTCAACTCCAGCCCTCGAT GCGGTCTTCACAGATCTTGAAATCCTTGCAGCCATCTTTGCTGCAGCTATCCATGATGTTGACCACCCTGGAGTATCAAACCAATTCCTAATCAATACCA ACTCTGAGCTGGCGCTGATGTACAACGATGAATCTGTGCTGGAGAACCATCATTTGGCTGTGGGATTCAAGCTACTTCAGGAAGACAACTGTGATATTTTCCAGAACCTCACGAAGAAGCAGCGACAGTCTCTACGCAAGATGGTCATTGACATG GTTTTGGCAACTGACATGTCCAAACACATGAGTCTATTGGCTGATCTGAAGACTATGGTGGAGACCAAGAAGGTGACGAGCTCTGgagtgctgctgctggacaATTACACAGACAGAATACAG GTGCTGCGTAACATGGTGCACTGTGCTGACCTGAGTAACCCCACTAAGTCCCTGGAGCTGTATCGTCAGTGGACTGATCGGATAATGGAGGAGTTCTTCCAccagggagacagagagagggagagggggatgGAGATCAGCCCTATGTGTGATAAACACACAGCCTCCGTGGAGAAGAGCCAG GTGGGTTTCATTGACTACATTGTGCACCCTCTGTGGGAGACTTGGGCCGATCTGGTCCACCCTGATGCCCAGGACATTCTGGACACGCTGGAGGACAACAGGAACTGGTACCAGAGCATGATCCCCCAGAGCCCTTCCCCGCCCTTCTATGACCAGGGCACGCACGGACACTGCGGAGGCACTGGAGGGCAGGGAGGCGGGGAGAAATTTCAGTTTGAGCTGACcttggaggaggaggacttGGATGGAATAGAGAAAGATGgtgaaggggaggaggaggaggaggaagaagaggaagagttagaggaggaggaggatagtCTAGGAGATTCTCGCTCTCCTCCCCTGGACTATTTGGACGATCAGGCGAACGAGGAGGGTGGCATGATGGAGCCCACGACGGCAATAGAGATCGTGACACACGAGGCGTCACCCACAGACACATAG
- the pde4ba gene encoding 3',5'-cyclic-AMP phosphodiesterase 4B isoform X5 — protein MPEANYLLSVSWGYIKFKRMLNRELTHLSEMSRSGNQVSEFISNTFLDKQNEVEIPSPTSKTREKKKQQKQQLMTQISGVKKVSHGPSLSSSSISRFGVKTDKEELLSKELEDLNKWGLNIFTVSEYSNNRPLTCIMYAIFQERDLLKTFKIPVDTFVAYMMTLEDHYHSDVAYHNSLHAADVAQSTHILLSTPALDAVFTDLEILAAIFAAAIHDVDHPGVSNQFLINTNSELALMYNDESVLENHHLAVGFKLLQEDNCDIFQNLTKKQRQSLRKMVIDMVLATDMSKHMSLLADLKTMVETKKVTSSGVLLLDNYTDRIQVLRNMVHCADLSNPTKSLELYRQWTDRIMEEFFHQGDRERERGMEISPMCDKHTASVEKSQVGFIDYIVHPLWETWADLVHPDAQDILDTLEDNRNWYQSMIPQSPSPPFYDQGTHGHCGGTGGQGGGEKFQFELTLEEEDLDGIEKDGEGEEEEEEEEEELEEEEDSLGDSRSPPLDYLDDQANEEGGMMEPTTAIEIVTHEASPTDT, from the exons ACAAACAGAATGAGGTGGAGATCCCATCACCGACATCCAAGACgcgagagaagaagaagcagcagaagcagcagctgatGACACAGATCAGCGGGGTCAAGAAGGTCTCCCATGGGCCCTCgctctccagcagcagcatctcACGCTTTGGCGTCAAGACCGATAAGGAGGAGCTGCTGTCCAAGGAGCTGGAGGACCTAAACAAGTGGGGCCTGAACATCTTCACCGTGTCGGAATACTCCAACAACCGACCTCTTACTTGTATCATGTACGCCATCTTCCAG GAGCGGGACTTGTTAAAGACATTCAAGATCCCGGTGGATACGTTTGTGGCCTACATGATGACACTGGAAGATCACTACCATTCAGATGTGGCCTACCATAACAGCCTACATGCTGCTGACGTAGCCCAGTCCACACACATCCTCCTCTCAACTCCAGCCCTCGAT GCGGTCTTCACAGATCTTGAAATCCTTGCAGCCATCTTTGCTGCAGCTATCCATGATGTTGACCACCCTGGAGTATCAAACCAATTCCTAATCAATACCA ACTCTGAGCTGGCGCTGATGTACAACGATGAATCTGTGCTGGAGAACCATCATTTGGCTGTGGGATTCAAGCTACTTCAGGAAGACAACTGTGATATTTTCCAGAACCTCACGAAGAAGCAGCGACAGTCTCTACGCAAGATGGTCATTGACATG GTTTTGGCAACTGACATGTCCAAACACATGAGTCTATTGGCTGATCTGAAGACTATGGTGGAGACCAAGAAGGTGACGAGCTCTGgagtgctgctgctggacaATTACACAGACAGAATACAG GTGCTGCGTAACATGGTGCACTGTGCTGACCTGAGTAACCCCACTAAGTCCCTGGAGCTGTATCGTCAGTGGACTGATCGGATAATGGAGGAGTTCTTCCAccagggagacagagagagggagagggggatgGAGATCAGCCCTATGTGTGATAAACACACAGCCTCCGTGGAGAAGAGCCAG GTGGGTTTCATTGACTACATTGTGCACCCTCTGTGGGAGACTTGGGCCGATCTGGTCCACCCTGATGCCCAGGACATTCTGGACACGCTGGAGGACAACAGGAACTGGTACCAGAGCATGATCCCCCAGAGCCCTTCCCCGCCCTTCTATGACCAGGGCACGCACGGACACTGCGGAGGCACTGGAGGGCAGGGAGGCGGGGAGAAATTTCAGTTTGAGCTGACcttggaggaggaggacttGGATGGAATAGAGAAAGATGgtgaaggggaggaggaggaggaggaagaagaggaagagttagaggaggaggaggatagtCTAGGAGATTCTCGCTCTCCTCCCCTGGACTATTTGGACGATCAGGCGAACGAGGAGGGTGGCATGATGGAGCCCACGACGGCAATAGAGATCGTGACACACGAGGCGTCACCCACAGACACATAG